Part of the Mytilus galloprovincialis chromosome 14, xbMytGall1.hap1.1, whole genome shotgun sequence genome is shown below.
acttttactaaagttagagtgcgaaaactaaaagtattcggacgacgacgacgacgacgacgatgcaaGACGACGCAGggagacgacgacgacgccaacgtgatagcaatatacgacgaaaaattaacatttttgcggtcgtataaaaataagagtggacacactgaaatgtctcgtttgtctcgtggtcataatataatttatgatgaaagtataaaaaaacattgtataccccaagcattacattattgctgtttacagtttgtctacatctataataatattcaagataataaccaaaaacagcaaaatttccttaaaattaccaattcaggggcggcaacccaacaacaggttgtccgattcatctgaaaatttcagggcagatagatcttgacctgataaacaattttaccccggtcagatttgctctaaatgctttggtttttgcgttataagctaaaaactgcattttacccctatgttctatttttagccatggcggccatcttggttggtaagccgggtcaccagacacaatttttaaactaaataccctaatagtgattttggccatgtttggttaaatttggcccagtagtttcagaggagaagatttttgtaaaagataactaaaatttacagaaaatggttaaaaattgactataaagggccataactcctaaaggggtcaactgaccattttggtcatgttgacttatttgtaaatcttactttgctgaacatttttgctgtttacagcttatctctatctataataatatatattcatgataaccaaaaacagcaaaatttccttaaaataaccagttcagaggcagcaacctaacaatcggttgtctgattcatctgaaaatttaagggcagatagattttgacctgattaaccatttaaccccatgtcagatttgctctaaatgctttaaaaaattggtttttgagttataagccaaaaaaactgattttactcctatgttctatttttagccatggtggccatcttggttggttgaccgggtcacctgacacaattttttaactacTTACCCCAATGATgcttgttgccaagtttggttcaatttggcccagtagtttcagaggagaagatttttgtaaaaattaagataactaagatttacggaaaatggtttaaaattgactataaagggccataactcctaaaggggtcaactgaccatttcggtcatgttgacttatttgtaaatcttactttgctgaacatttttgctgtttacagtttatctctatctataataatattcatgataataaccaaaaacagcaaaatttccttaaaattaccaattcaggggcagcaacctataaaacaacaaagggttgtccgattcatctgaaaatttcagggcagatagatcttgacctgataaacaattttacccccatgtcagatttgctctaaatgctttggtttttgagttataagctaaccagatgctccgcagggcgtagctttatacgaccgcagaggttgaaccctgaacggttggggcaagtatggacacaacattcaagctggattcagctctaaatttggattgtgattaaatagttgacacagcataggtttctgacacagaatgaatgtgttctaatgaacttaaaatttttgttttctcttagagcaattcactatgctgttgaatattaatcctctcaaaacaagtatgtgtcctcagtacacgaatgccccactcgcactatcattttccatgttcagtggaccgtgaaattggggtaaaaactctaatttggcattaaaattagaaagatcatatcataggggacatgtgtactaagtttgaagtcgattggacttaaacttcatcaaaaactaccttgaccaaaaactttaacctgaagcgggacagacggacggacgaacgaacggacagatggacggacggacagaccagaaaacataatgcccctctactatcgtaggtggggcataaaaatgtttgaagaaattttcttttttatttatgaaatttcaaatgagaaaaattgaacccaatttttttaatcacatccccctttcccttattccaaaactaatctcaattaaaatttctaatggagtttgcaacaataactactcatttaaatacatcataaaatattaagatgtaaaaaaaaactgcttattatcactgaatgttatttattataatttatcagttggtagtaaaaagtgaatatacattgtatattgtatataacaaagatttaagttgattctggacaaagaaagataactccaattaaaaaaaaaatcttgctattgcacaatattttgcaattagatatttcttgcttactattctggacaaagaaagataactctaattaaaaaaaaatttgctatttcacaatattgtgcaattagatatttcttgccattgcgcaatactgtgcaattgaaaagacttgctattgcacaacacttaatataataattttagatcctgatttggaccaacttgaaaactgggcccataataaaaaaatctaagtacatttttggattcagcatatcaaagaaccccaagatttcaatttttgttgaaatcagactaagtttaattttggaccctttggactttagtgtagaccaatttgaaaacaggaccaaaaatgaagaatctacatacacagttagatttgatatatcaaagaaccccatttattcaatttttgatgaaatcaaacaaagtttaattttggaccccgatttggaccaacttgaaaactgggccaataatcaagaatctaagtacatttttagattcagcatatcaaaaaacctaactgattcattttttgtcaaaatcaaactaagtttaattttggaccctttggatcttaatgtagaccaatttgaaaacgggaccaaaagttaagaatctacatacacagtcatgacagttagattcggcatatcaaagaaccccaattattcaattttgatgaaatcaaacaaagtttaattttggaccctttgggccccttattctgttgggaccaaaactcccaaaatcaataccaaccttccttttatggtcataaaccttgtgtttaaatttcatagatttctattaacttatactaacgttatggtgcgaaaaccaagaaaaatgcttatttgggtccctttttggtccctaattcctaaactgttgggacctaaactcccaaaatcaatatcaaccttccttttgtagtcattaacattgtgtttaaatttcattgatttctatttacttaaactaaagttattgtgcgaaaaccaagaataatgcttatttgggcccttttttggcccctaattcctaaactgttgaaacctaaactcccaaaatcaatcccaaccgttcttttgtggtcataaaccttgtgtcaaaatttcatagatttctattaacttaaactaaagttatagtgcgaaaaccaagaaaatgcttatttgggccctttttggcccctaattcctaaaatgttgggaccaaaactcccaaaatcaataccaaccttccttttgtggtcataaaccttgtgttaaaatttcatagatttccattcacttttactaaagttagagtgcgaaaactaaaagtattcggacgccggacgacgacgacgacgacgacgacgacgccaacgtgatagcaatatacgacgaaaaatttttcaaattttgcggtcgtataaaaactgcattttaccccatgttctatttttagccatggcggccatgttttttgatgaaatgggaattaaaacacaaactttattctagatatcctaggaatcaatcagatgaagtttggtttgaattggttcagtagtttcagaggaaaagatctttgaaatagtttacgacggacGGATGATGAcaacggacggacgacgacggacgccaagtgatggcaaaagctcacatttccttttggaaaggtgagctaaaaattactgttgttaatcaattcaaatgaaaaaaaaactctatCTATATATTAACacgaaacgagaaacacttttgaaccacatcaacaaacgacaactactaaacatTAGATTCCTgaaaaactactgaacatcataTATCAAAGTTTCAACTGGTTTCAATGACAGACAAatattatcaatatttatcatatatttagtacaaaatacagctattttgtatatgTAATAAAGGTtcgtttttccagtctgtatcacctaccctgtatcgcatgccccgtatcgcatagctaaacccgtatcgcataccccgtatcgcatggtaaaacccgtatcgcataccttttttttttttttttttacatgaagtcagtttttttgttgtttttttttggcttaagaaaaaatttcctcaaaatttttttttttaatgacgtcattgttttgtatgtaacgtcacgaacgtcaagttttcatattgtatgtgacgtcatgaacgtcaagttttcatattgtatgtgacgtcacgaacgtcaagttttcatattgtatgtgacgtcacgaacatcaagttttCACAACATATTTTTGGGTACACTAagtgcaactataaaaaatacaaaacactcaaataaatacaataataaacaaaatatttttaaaacaacagattgttaggtaacccaggtgcttcgtaTAATATTAACTGagcagttattttaaggctttgaaacaagacaaaagcagGACTGatggtaacccagtgctatggatcagaaaacagttcataaaatataatactcttctgttgaaatatatgataaagcgtataatacatggcaaaatccgtatcacatgccgtatcaccctcgaccaatatcatccctcgggcctaaaggtccttgggctgatattgatgtctcgggatgatacgatatatgatacagattttgccatgtattattctctatatatttcTAGTAGTAGTAATATAATATAACAACAATGATGGTTacataatgtttaaaaatatttttggaatTGGTACTAAAATGTGTGCACAAACGCATGAACAAtgcacataaaatatttaaacgaGTCTGGTGCATgcttaacatttatttatttcacatcACAGTCTAATGGAATTCTAAGTATCTTTGGTAAAAACTTCAAAATAATCCATATGCTGATGTTTAAACACCTCATTACCATAGCAACACCAACCTGGCGTCAAGTTCCTGGCAAATATTTCTAAACAATTGGGAGTTTCTGGAAGATAAGGTTTCATGATATCTTGTAATGGAATTTTCATTGAATGAATACTACTAGGCACGCTCATCATTGTCATCTCTAACGGTAGGTTGTCATTGTTTAACGAAGCAGGTAAGATAGTTCTCTCGTTATAAATGCCATCTAAAGATTTAGAACTTATCTTTTCACTGAAGTTTTCTTTGCAtttcatatttttacaaatgtcATTTTTCGTATGTTCTTCTTCTGTGTTAGAGTCTATCTTTTCATCAGATACGTCCTTCATTTCTGTGTGTTTACATTTTCCTAATATAAgaatttcatatgtttttttatgttcgGACATTATATCTAACACTGTACTGCCAGTCTTTGTGACTTTAATCCAATACCATGTTGTTATAAAATCTACATTccaaaaggggaataactcttgtATAACAAAATCCTTATGTTTCATTTTGTTTGTAACCCACATACCAATAACACAACCAGGGGCAGATAACTCAGGAACTGGGATTTTAAATAATTCTTCATTATCCAATGTCCAATATTGTTTCTTTCTTTTAACAGACTTATTCTCCCATGGTGGATCAAGTAAAATAAAGTCAAATTCATGTCTGCCTAAAAttgtagaaaaatattttaaattaacagTGTCACCCATAATGAAGGAACATTCAGCAGGTAAAAGGTAAAAGTCATCcttaattttaacttttatgGAAGAGTTGCTACAATTTTTCACAAGTTTATTACACAAATTATCATAAACACCATGAGATTTTAAAGTCACAGTTTCAATGTCAAGGTCATTGATATCAGAATAACACAATTCCCTAAGTTTGTCTCCTGGTCCAGAGTTGGTAGCAATCTTCCTTGCAGTAACATTATTATCTAATGATTTACCAAGATCTCTAAAAAGCTTCATATCTTTAGAACCATCGAGTAAAGTTTTATAGGCATGTAAAATAACTTCTATAATTTTATCATGATATGTTTTAGCTTTAATTTCACCGTCATTTAAAACagattttctttttctctttctctttttACGATTGACAATTGTATCTTCAACCCTTTCTTGTACACAGATTTTACTTTCAAACTGGCTATCCATGATAAATTGGCTATTTATTTCAAACATGTCCTTTTTGTATGAGAAATCTGTTGTAGTACTGTCTTCAGAATCAACATCTTTAAAAGAGTCTGCAGTCAGTTGCCAATGATCAAGTATCCAGCCATACATATTCTGGTACATAATGGCCATCTTTTGAACTATTACAACTTGTGAGTcctaaattacattgatttctgAAACTTCACTTCCATATCAGGTTTCTTTATCAAATTGTGCACATGAAAGTCATTTCATGTGTTTTAACATCAGAATGACAACCATATctggaaataaataaaacaaaataataagagTTAAAATCCAATTAGTTAGCAGCTCTGTCATAcatgggaatttctcgctgcattgaagacctgttggtgaccttctgatgttgtctgttctatgggcgggttgttgtctctttgacacattccccatttccattctcaattttatgtcacaGTGTCTGTCTGATAACATTAGATATAAAgattattgtaaattcagaataaaaaaattagtgcattattttcttatttatgttttaatatctatgtttgaaaattataattgTAATTATTCTTCTCATTTTGGTTGATTTGATAGACAAATAAAGTACTTGGTtgtaaacatgataaacacaTATTAAGCAAGGGTCCAAAACAGTCACAATCATTTGCCAGTGAAGTCCTAAACTGAAAGCTATTTGTCCTAAACAAAAAATTGGGATTTAGAACAATCCTGAGGGCCCTGCTAATAAGAATACGCTGCCAAGGGCTAATGGTCGCTGATCACTTCACATGTTCATAGTACAAGCTAATTGAAAGAATGTCTATCTATACATTTATTCAAAACTCAGAATATGTATTGTTGGGTTCTCATTGGAAGTTATTTGCCTTTTTCTAGTCTTAAATGAGAAGTAAAATCTGTTTACTAATTAGATATAAGATGAAGTGgtatgcagaggcggatttagaggggagCCCCTCTTTTCtgtgaaaaatttggttgcttatatagggaatcactgaagcatgaccagatcgggccctctcttaggcagtcagtgggcccccacttatgaaaaattctgatTCCACCactggtatgagtgccaattagacaactctccagccAAGACAATTTGTacaaataaaccattataggtcaaagtaaggccttcaacacggagccttggctcacaccaaacagcaagctataatgaaccccaaaaatgactagcttaaaattaaaccatttaaacaggaaaaccaaggctataatttataaaaaaaacaacacaataaaCACTtacgaaccacatcaacaaacgacaaccactgaatatcaaTTAGATAGTCCAAATTGTCTTTTaacattaacatgtttaagacgGTCTGAGTTTTCTTTGGGGTGATTTGTCTAGGAATCCACGTCTGTTtgcaaaaaaacatgtttgttggaattctgaaaacatttttgtttgaatcaataAATCTTTCATGTTTTTCATTTACAGTCTTTACTGTCTTCACCATGTTTACTCAcagcacatgtacatgtaccaagcCAACTACATGCATGATATACATGATCATcaaacaggggcggatccagccattttaaaaaggggaggtCCCAACCCAGCTaaagagggggttccaactatatgtcccattccaatgcattgatcggccaaaaaaacgggggggggggttccaacccctggaacccccaCCTCTGGATCCGGCACTGATCAAATTAGTTATAACAtcaattatgattttcaaacacatgccaatttatatcatttaatagctaatcattaaaaataaaaaaaataaatcatataatactgatttttaatcGCCAAATTTTTATTCAggaatacataatatatatatatatatctatacacataaaaaatatctataaattaatataaattgaatTTGGATTAAAATAGGGGCGAACGGACCAATGGGGTGAACGTTCAAGTGCAAAAGTGTTTAAAGGGCGAACGTGTAGCGTGCGAAAGTTTAAGGTGTCTCGCCCCCCAACTCTGAATGACGTACATTTTAGACTTCAGGGAGTTAACTCATTGACAAGAGTCGACAACTTAGAGTAAGACAGTGGTTCTATAAATTATGAGAACTATACGAAACATACAAGCATTTTGAAATTATGAGGGTCAGTATGCCGTGGACAGCTGGTGGAGCTCGTACCTCGTAGGGCACCTGTTAGTCTGAGTCTTTAAAGGTTTTTACCCTTACTATACAGCGGTTTTATTCAAACCCAGTTGTGACCATGATGTTTTGCGTTCATAGAAACAATATGGCGGACTAAGATTTCTCTACGATTAGAAGACCCCACCGTAAGAAAATGAGTTTATGTATTAAACTGGCAATTATTTTGTTCTTAAGTTAATTTGAGATAAGTTCTTTTTCACACACTAAGGAaggacaaaatgtatttgttataaaatataatttattatttgttttaatattgcaaTCTGAACTGGACAAATATTTCGAGCCACAGGCACTTTTTTCTAACCATGGGAAGCCCCACTATCAAGGTATCAGGTCCGTTTGTCCTACTTGTTCTTCTTTTTCCAGATTCAATGCTGAATATTCCACGCGAGTTTTGGGCAACACAGAAAGATTTATCTTGGCTATTTTCAAATTAGGGTAACACAAATGACTGAATAACAttgttattatccgaataacacttttaattttaatattaacaactattggtgacttttaaacattcattattaaataataatatattatcgATGTATTTTATAAGTTAAAATGATTTACAGAATTATTTACAGCTGGTTTTTCCTACTTCCTTTTAGAGCATGCCTTCAAGTTCAGGGCAGCTAGGAATCCCTCAACATTGTTGGTCCCTGTAACTGTTGTTGGTAGGTTGTTACAGTCCCTGATTGTCCTAATAACATGTTCGCCCTGGGTCCGATCGcactacttttaaaaatatatattaatgttcATGGCATGgaagttgaataaacttattcatgttattcagatatttatatggtacatgtacaaatgtatatacatgtattcttgAAAATTATGAAAGCATTGAAATGTTTAAAACTTGTTACGGATCATAAATTGTTCTTTGACATAATTGTTGTAATACTTGTCCATTGTTGCCTTTTGATGgtttaattaacatgattaatataattaaaaaaaacattctgtTATGATCCTTCATATGTGGCATTGTAGAACTTAACACTAGCaagttttcatagtttattaaTAAATTATAGTTTAGCAAattatatcaacagtatttgttaaGATAAAAGTattcaatttcaaatgtaaataagTTAAAACTCACATAAAAGTGACAAAGTATGGTGAGGTTTGTGCAAGACCAGCAAGACTGAAGATGGACATTTTGTTCTATATGTCATTTtcagtaagggagctaccatttgatttttatacagggctaggatgaaatttgaaaaaaataggcaggacaggagttttgagtaaaaaaaaaggcaggatgagacaattgccaaaaaaaaggtcaggataaactttaaaaaaaaagcaggaccaaacagagtgaaaaataaaaaggcaggacagagattacatctaaaaaaaaatgcaggacaaatttttttatcctagcccccccataaaaataaaatggtagctccctaagttgTGAAGTCTGGTCTACATTAAAAGCTATGTagtaaactgttaaaaaaaagtattgggtatcatttacaaaaatgcaCATACCTTAAATAGTCTCTTTAGGAAGACTGTGGCTCTCTAAATTAAAAGGATTAAGCAAtttaacaaatggaagtttttaaaaaCCTTGACTGGCTTAGTCTTAATTTAACTAATACTAGTCTCAGATCTTATTTAACAATAGCAAGATGAATAGAAAAGCTATATAAGTAAATGATCAGTTGCAAATTTATTGAAGTCTgtgaatatattcaaataatttaattttggatgtaacacgtcttctgattggctgacgttattttgttatcagcccatagacataatttagtcatgtgaccgtgacgtcatcaacgtttttttcaagattttctacggtttaaatagaatttagaattaaattataagaaatgactgtaatattttttctgtctattcgaaataacataaaaaatgtggtgcacactgttaaataacccgctacacgtgttattcagtgtgcaccaaattttttatgttatttcgaatagacagaaaaaatattacagtcattccttaatgaATTAAAGACTAAAGCACaataaagtaaatatatatatcatgtacatgatgtatattatgacatgtaaaacaatcatttttatcaataatttatatcaacagtaaccatggtaacattgAAATGTTAATTTCACACAGTCCATTTTCAAGGGAAGTAATGACACATGAATGATGTTTCAAAAATAGACCTTCTGCCTCActtataattatttcaaataaatataaaaaaacatgcatttaatttttttttaatataagggcagaaataaattgattatttttttgtgttattgtatTGATAGATGAAGAAATTTGTAAGGAAGATTATGGGATGATGAGGCCACAGGGACTTgtttagcagattaaaattttgttaatcaatgttttttaattctaatttagtatttcctgtctatttgtattactTTATTAACGTATTTGACGTTCACATcactttttctttgttttctagcaatgtgcagtttactatccatatccgtatactgaaaaaTCCTAATTTTCagtataacaacaacaacaacaatactttattttaagagggttacacagttagctatatatagtatacagtcaggggacttacttaaatgagtgattttctaaatcactgattcaagtagcattatttccataaaggttggaattaagagttgtctttctttaataatcacctatttaagtagtacaaaataatcactagaaaaagtgatttaattttactgtagctttaaatatagaatactaatgttccagggactaattatgtttctaaacttatcagaactaacatctgtgttgtctaggatgaccaggtcatttcaggtgatgaccttgtactgaatctaggataatgacataaaaatcacttgtttaagtatcataccttaattttcttcccaaaaatcacttctttaagtatcattattttaataaccccaactaatttcaacaccccagaacagtgaaatttttatcgcgaacagtagaattttattacataatctgaaagatgaaaccttgaactttacaggaaaaatactcccactgctgggaaaaatctgtcaagaaagtatcagttcattatgtaaagccattattacagcattttttcaactaaaatagaatttacagctaaatgatagcatcaaaggcataaaccttgctacttaaaagaagcaaaaaatacatttttttcaattttagtaatgaaaagatattatttaaacctatgtttgaaattttggtaaaactacaaaatcac
Proteins encoded:
- the LOC143059026 gene encoding N(6)-adenine-specific methyltransferase METTL4-like, coding for MAIMYQNMYGWILDHWQLTADSFKDVDSEDSTTTDFSYKKDMFEINSQFIMDSQFESKICVQERVEDTIVNRKKRKRKRKSVLNDGEIKAKTYHDKIIEVILHAYKTLLDGSKDMKLFRDLGKSLDNNVTARKIATNSGPGDKLRELCYSDINDLDIETVTLKSHGVYDNLCNKLVKNCSNSSIKVKIKDDFYLLPAECSFIMGDTVNLKYFSTILGRHEFDFILLDPPWENKSVKRKKQYWTLDNEELFKIPVPELSAPGCVIGMWVTNKMKHKDFVIQELFPFWNVDFITTWYWIKVTKTGSTVLDIMSEHKKTYEILILGKCKHTEMKDVSDEKIDSNTEEEHTKNDICKNMKCKENFSEKISSKSLDGIYNERTILPASLNNDNLPLEMTMMSVPSSIHSMKIPLQDIMKPYLPETPNCLEIFARNLTPGWCCYGNEVFKHQHMDYFEVFTKDT